The following is a genomic window from Episyrphus balteatus chromosome 1, idEpiBalt1.1, whole genome shotgun sequence.
acattataaataaaatacaatgctCATTTTAGTCGCACATACCtctacttgctcttatggttaaagttgcttagaataattcaggttttttctataaaagttcataaaagattaatttaaattcaatttgataagaaatgtaaataattaaaagtggtttttaaaatttaagaaacatcttttaaaatttttttgacctaCAAAAGACGTCTGGGATTTAGTTcttctaagggccaatttttcaatattcagaTAAACctgttagagcttattcctaggaataaaagtttttttatattgacatttattcttgtGATAGTCTAActggcgattgaaaaatcagggctaagaataagaaatttaattgaGCCTTTAACGGAAATCAGAAAataagaaaacggttctatgaaaGGTGCTGTTactcagaaaatatttttttttatttggagaaTAGGACCATTCACACGAATTTTAATCCATTATtgagtaaaatatatttttccataTACATACCTAGGTTATATTTTCGTCATGGGAATTTCCAGATCAATCAGCAACAGATAGTATATGGCCCATATTGCGATAGACGATTTTTGTCGATAGTCGATTATCCCAGTTGGATTTCTCGTATTGCCAAACAGTTCTCTTTGGtgatttttctttaactggattTTTAAGACATGAGAAATTTCCAGATATGACATAATGATCTGACTtgcctagaggcgataatacactaACAGTGTATTTATCTGGGTCCGAGGTAAGAAACAGATCTAGAGTGTTTTCAGCTTGGCCCACAACATCCGAAATTCGAGTTGGCTTGTCAACAAGCTGAGTTAGATGGTTTAACTCAGCGAAGATCTCAacataccttccttcgggtgttgtctggccaaaatagcgaagccacgaagaattgtgtacattAAAATCGCCCGTAATGACAATTTCAGTGTGAGGATACAGGGAAACAATCCTTTGGATGGAGTCGGACAGAGCATCAAATTCgttagaagttgaattactgTCCAGGTTGGGACTTCGATAAATAAAACATGTATGAATGATGCGCTTATTAACCGTGAATTTTaaccacatgaaattaaaatttgtgtttacacATAGGCCGTATTGTGGTTGAAGTTTATAAGCTACATCATTTCTAATATATATGGCGAGACCGTGGTGAGAAAAGAATAATGGCACCAAGTAATACCCATTTACATTAAATTCAGAACAATCTGAATTTTCACTTATTTGAGTCTCACCTAATGCCTGTTTTGCTGGCCTGTTTTGTacatgtacattgtacacatCGCAGAAGTTCGATCTAAGCCCACGAATGTTGGCATAATCGACCCTGAATGTACCTACCATTTAATTAtaccaaaacttttaaaaaccttATCCGACAATTAACTATGTTGAATATGTTGTATAAATTCCAATTTGagcttcaacaaaacaaattatcacTAGTGTTATGCCTTAGTGACAATTTGGTTATTTATTAACACACACAATAATCTATCTGAAATCGAACTGATAACGATTGCGGCATTTTGAGAAGAGGTTCCACTCACAATACCACAATCGTTAAGCAAGTAAGACTGCAGAAAGATGGGGGAAGGAAAAGAAAGGATTACTCGTATGCACTGAACACTATTTGAGCGTCGcgagaatttgtttttttttataagccgTTGTATATTGGTTGATTTGATGCtgcagtgtgttttttttttttgtctattgtttttgcatttgatGGGTATTATATGTTTTTGTTATTGTAACACTATTATTGCAAAgcgaacgttttttttttttgttgggagaGGTACTGTGGTGTTGTTGTTGCACATTGCATTTaagttggattttattttttttttttaacacttgtttttattttttgtttttgtgtaatttaaattatttttagaagaggtttgtgtattttcatacttgcaggcagctgcttgtgtaatcaatttatattgaggaatttgaatgaacaacaacaacttgtgtgtgttaccaccaagttcataggctggagttatagctatttcacggggaccaacccgatcatcagactcctttcagtggtgctaagtcgcttatgttcaattgattttgaaaattgcccgagcTGGGCTTGAACTCACGACCTAGCGGTTGGGAGGCCGACGCACTACGCTTCGCACCACCGCTGCCACTTGAGAATTCATAACCCCGAACAGGTTTTCCAATTATCAAGTTCACTTGAACCGACTAGCATTTTTATTAACTCAGACAAGTCTGTTATTGTTCATTCggtttctttcactttttctcCAACTCTATTCGTATGACAACAATTCGTTGTTCGTATACAAGGAGGGAGATGAGCGGAAAGAAGTTGACCACTggtcaaattttaattcattattagaagaggtttgtgtattttcatacttgcaggcagctgcttgtgtaatcaatttatattgaggaatttgaatgaacaacaacaacttgtgtgtgttaccaccaagttcataggctggagttatagctatttcacggggaccaacccgatcatcagactcctttcagtggtgctaagtcgcttatgttcaattgattttgaaaatt
Proteins encoded in this region:
- the LOC129907102 gene encoding uncharacterized protein LOC129907102; amino-acid sequence: MVGTFRVDYANIRGLRSNFCDVYNVHVQNRPAKQALGETQISENSDCSEFNVNGYYLVPLFFSHHGLAIYIRNDVAYKLQPQYGLCVNTNFNFMWLKFTVNKRIIHTCFIYRSPNLDSNSTSNEFDALSDSIQRIVSLYPHTEIVITGDFNVHNSSWLRYFGQTTPEGRYVEIFAELNHLTQLVDKPTRISDVVGQAENTLDLFLTSDPDKYTVSVLSPLVKEKSPKRTVWQYEKSNWDNRLSTKIVYRNMGHILSVAD